In Cyanobacteria bacterium GSL.Bin1, a genomic segment contains:
- a CDS encoding NAD-dependent epimerase/dehydratase family protein: protein MHSNSTKVLMTGAAGRIGCSLRQLLAHEYDFRCLDQEPLPHVEDGITADILDFPAVLAAMTGMEAVIHLAANPNPQQPWSEVYTTGIAGTYNVFEAARQAGVQKIIYASTNHVVAGWEEEKKQISSELPVRPDSLYGVGKACGEALGHFYADHYHLSVICLRIGSFQVAPQFQNINQRSARIWCSPRDLAQLVSQCLQQEQLGFQIFHAVSNNQQGYLDFRNAERQVGYQPQDNSRDHLKP from the coding sequence ATGCACTCAAACTCTACGAAAGTTCTGATGACCGGAGCAGCTGGACGGATCGGTTGCTCGTTACGTCAACTTTTAGCTCATGAATATGACTTTCGTTGTCTAGATCAGGAGCCTCTCCCTCATGTGGAGGATGGGATAACGGCTGATATCCTGGATTTCCCCGCAGTTTTAGCTGCAATGACAGGGATGGAAGCGGTGATTCACTTAGCCGCCAATCCGAATCCTCAACAACCCTGGTCAGAAGTTTATACTACTGGGATTGCGGGCACTTACAATGTTTTTGAAGCCGCCAGACAAGCCGGTGTCCAAAAAATCATTTATGCCAGTACGAATCATGTGGTAGCAGGCTGGGAAGAGGAAAAAAAGCAGATTTCTTCCGAACTGCCTGTTCGTCCGGATTCTCTTTATGGTGTGGGGAAAGCCTGTGGTGAGGCTTTAGGTCACTTCTATGCCGATCACTATCATCTTTCCGTGATTTGTCTGCGGATTGGGAGCTTTCAAGTCGCTCCTCAGTTTCAAAATATCAATCAACGTAGTGCTAGAATTTGGTGCAGTCCCAGAGATTTAGCGCAATTGGTGAGTCAGTGTTTGCAGCAAGAGCAGCTTGGCTTTCAAATTTTTCATGCGGTTTCCAACAATCAACAGGGGTACTTGGATTTTCGCAATGCAGAACGCCAGGTCGGATATCAGCCTCAAGATAATTCTCGCGATCATCTCAAGCCATAA